The nucleotide sequence GATTAACAAAATAGCACTCACAATGAAAAGTACTCCTCCCTCCAGTAGCTACTCTTTGTAATTGTTTTATAAATGGAAGATTTTCCGTTTCAAGTACATGCTTTCCAGGCCCGAATACTTCAAGTACTTCGCCATTCATCATAAATATAGCTTCTTGTGATTCATGAACTATTAATTGCGAGCCATTGTTAAAATCAGTTGCAGGATATTTCCATACAAAAACTGAGTTATCACCTTCGTATTTGATTACACTTGTTAATGCCATAGTAAATCCTCCTACAGTACGAATAAAATATAAATATCTATAATTGGAAAAGTGTACTTTTCCGAATTTTTTTATTTTTATTATTGCCCTATAAAAAACAGCAAAAACCACGTTTTCAATGGTTATATCGGCAAAAAATCACAATAGTTTATTCTTTTCGGAAAAGTACACAATTCCGAACTTTTTTATCATTTTGATATAGATACATTCTCGTAAGAATGTGCCCTATCGTAGAATGTACTCTGAGCCATACCACACATTTCAGCAGCTTCTTTAATTGTTACTTTCTTCATCTTCCATTTTTGATACACTTCATGGAAATTTGCCGGTAATGGTATCGGTTTTCTCCCGAATTTAATACCTCTTGCTTTAGCAGCAGCTATTCCTTCAGCTTGTCTAGAATGTATCGCACTATACTCACTCTCTGCGGCATATGACAGCAACGCCAGTACCAGATCACTTATAAGCGTTCCGACAAGATTCTTCTCCCTTCTTGTATCCAATATAGGCATGTCAATTACAACAACATCAGCGCCCTTATCTTTTGTAATAATCCGCCACTGCTCACATAGCTCCCGATAACTTCGCCCTAACCTGTCAATCGACTTGATGTAAAGAACTGAATTGCTATTCAGCTTCTTTATCATTCTCTTATACTGCGGACGTTCAAAATTCCTTCCGGTGATTTTGTCTACAAAAATATTTTTCTCCGGCACTCCCATTTCTCTCATGGCTATTATCTGCCTATCAGCATTCTGATCTTTGCTGGATACGCGAACATAGCCCAAAATCTTTTGCTCCATTCAATCTGCCTCCAATTCTATTTGATAATGGGCAGTGCGATTCCATACTGCCCATTATCCTAATTCTGCCTTATAATTCCACATCAATCCGATGCGTCTTGCCGAAATTCCTTGTACTTTCATTCTCGCGTTCTGCTATCTTACGCTTGCACTCTCTTATCTCTCTCAGTTCTTTGACTAAGCTCTTAGGCTGTAAAAACTCCTTGAAAGCGTTTATAGGTCCACTTTCCTCTATAAATGCCTTCATTATATTGACGCTGTCTTTCAGCTTTTTTACCGTTCCTTCCAGCTT is from Lachnospiraceae bacterium C1.1 and encodes:
- a CDS encoding recombinase family protein, whose protein sequence is MEQKILGYVRVSSKDQNADRQIIAMREMGVPEKNIFVDKITGRNFERPQYKRMIKKLNSNSVLYIKSIDRLGRSYRELCEQWRIITKDKGADVVVIDMPILDTRREKNLVGTLISDLVLALLSYAAESEYSAIHSRQAEGIAAAKARGIKFGRKPIPLPANFHEVYQKWKMKKVTIKEAAEMCGMAQSTFYDRAHSYENVSISK